In Trichocoleus desertorum NBK24, the following are encoded in one genomic region:
- a CDS encoding DUF1997 domain-containing protein translates to MYTRFVASQGVEIAVPEQPIPIQHYLRQPQRLVNALADPSRVELLTDECFRLKMRPLSFMSLSIQPTVDMRVWAEREGTVHLESVGCEIRGVEYINQRFSLNLVGQLSPVLLYGVTHLKGQANLEVKVELPPPFSFMPRALLEATGNGLLKSVLLTIKQRLMHQLLSDYCRWVHAQAEEITLPPTNLSVNSPTA, encoded by the coding sequence ATGTACACTCGCTTCGTAGCATCCCAAGGGGTGGAAATCGCCGTTCCAGAACAACCCATTCCCATTCAACACTATTTACGCCAACCCCAACGCCTTGTGAATGCCTTGGCTGACCCTAGCCGAGTGGAACTGCTGACAGACGAATGTTTTCGCTTAAAAATGCGTCCTCTTTCCTTCATGAGTCTCAGCATTCAACCCACTGTGGACATGAGAGTCTGGGCTGAGCGTGAGGGCACAGTGCATTTAGAGTCTGTCGGCTGTGAGATCCGAGGGGTGGAATATATCAATCAGCGCTTTAGTCTCAATTTAGTGGGTCAATTGTCTCCAGTCTTGTTGTATGGAGTGACTCACCTGAAAGGACAAGCTAACTTGGAGGTCAAGGTGGAGTTGCCACCTCCCTTTTCATTCATGCCCCGCGCTTTGCTGGAAGCGACAGGAAATGGTCTGTTAAAAAGCGTTTTGCTGACGATCAAACAACGATTAATGCATCAACTGTTGTCAGACTACTGCCGATGGGTTCATGCCCAAGCAGAAGAAATCACTCTGCCACCCACCAACCTATCCGTCAATAGTCCTACAGCGTAG
- a CDS encoding ribonuclease HII: MKQLKLLEAPDFCYTQQLVAGVDEVGRGALFGPVVAAAVILSPETLLTLIDIGVTDSKQLSSGQRQHLVGQIRAVAVDCQIGIASVAEIDQLNILQASLLAMQRAILKLQVQPDLCLIDGNQKIPTLLLPQQTLVKGDQHSVAIAAASIVAKVWRDRFIARLAAHYPAYDLLANKGYGTTRHRQALQRLGPSPLHRRSFSPCRVNQLGTRVGREAIAPISPISTQLDLGSATL; this comes from the coding sequence GTGAAGCAGCTAAAACTTCTGGAAGCGCCAGACTTTTGCTACACTCAGCAGCTAGTTGCTGGGGTGGATGAAGTAGGTCGAGGTGCTTTGTTTGGCCCGGTTGTAGCCGCAGCAGTCATTTTGTCACCTGAGACGCTTTTGACCCTGATTGATATAGGTGTCACTGACAGCAAACAGTTGTCGAGTGGGCAAAGGCAGCATTTAGTGGGCCAGATTCGGGCCGTTGCTGTGGATTGTCAAATTGGCATTGCTTCTGTGGCCGAGATTGATCAACTCAATATTCTTCAGGCTTCGCTACTAGCGATGCAGCGGGCTATTTTGAAGCTACAAGTCCAGCCCGACTTGTGTTTGATTGACGGAAATCAAAAAATTCCAACCCTATTGCTCCCTCAACAAACCTTGGTGAAGGGCGATCAACATTCGGTCGCGATCGCCGCTGCTAGTATTGTGGCTAAGGTTTGGCGAGACAGATTCATTGCTCGTTTGGCAGCGCATTACCCAGCCTATGATTTGCTAGCGAACAAAGGGTATGGTACGACACGACATCGCCAAGCTTTGCAGAGATTGGGGCCATCTCCTCTGCATCGACGTTCGTTTAGTCCCTGTCGGGTAAACCAGCTTGGCACTAGAGTGGGTAGAGAGGCGATCGCACCCATCTCGCCTATCTCAACTCAATTAGATTTAGGGTCAGCTACGCTGTAG
- a CDS encoding Rne/Rng family ribonuclease yields MPKQIIIAEQHRIAAVFSEDQIQELIVATGSHQISDVYLGVVENVLPGIDAAFVNIGDSERNGFIHVTDLGPLRLRRSAASITELLAPQQKVLVQVMKEPTGNKGPRLTGNITLPGRYLVLMPYGKGVNLSRRIRNENERNRLRALAILIKPAGMGLLVRTEAEGMAEEAILEDLETLQKQWESILQEAGSTRAPALLNRDDDFIQRVLRDTYSGEVNRIVVDSHTGLKRVKQHLMNWSGGRSPQGVLIDQHRDRISVLEYFRVNAAIREALKPRVDLPSGGYIIIEPTEALTVIDVNSGSFTRSATARETVLWTNCEAATEIARQLRLRNLAGVIIVDFIDMDTRRDQLQVLEHFNKALKSDKARPQIAQLSELGLVELTRKRQGQNIYELFGRTCQTCGGLGHTVHLPGELPQYDTDVAERSGTGMRESGAPSTELRVRVREPINREPISREPVSREPINREPLNPEPATFNTWEGRGDDLEFDGGSDPLEPDLMNHPNYQERGGPGNNRRRRRRRITLGEGEVAPRGPVNPREVIPAKAIAVKAEFVAEPETVAPLEDFPIVAPKEAEPERPERVKSAKREFIKPVVEPPEVFTVEMTPEEQDVFALMGISPLVLLNQEVKDPKSAVIQVALPGQAPLPNNPVPPTDENGAGAAPSTDFVAPRATETARVAPPIRNTPTAVLETAPLETPTTAQDTRETVQTETTVADVVTPTVAEPEDKLGPARRRRRRSSAATDAASSTDD; encoded by the coding sequence ATGCCAAAACAAATTATTATCGCTGAGCAGCATCGCATCGCTGCTGTCTTTTCTGAAGATCAAATCCAAGAGTTGATTGTTGCCACAGGCAGCCACCAGATTAGTGATGTGTACCTGGGTGTCGTTGAGAATGTTTTACCTGGCATTGACGCTGCCTTTGTAAACATCGGCGACTCTGAGCGGAATGGCTTCATCCATGTGACAGACCTCGGTCCACTGCGTTTAAGACGATCTGCCGCTTCCATTACGGAACTACTGGCTCCCCAGCAGAAAGTCTTAGTCCAGGTGATGAAAGAGCCGACAGGCAACAAAGGGCCTCGACTCACAGGGAATATCACACTGCCAGGACGCTACTTGGTGTTAATGCCCTACGGTAAAGGGGTCAACCTCTCGCGGCGAATTCGTAATGAAAACGAGCGCAACCGTTTGAGAGCCCTTGCCATCTTAATTAAACCTGCTGGGATGGGGTTGCTGGTCAGAACTGAAGCAGAAGGAATGGCTGAAGAAGCGATTCTGGAAGACTTAGAAACACTCCAAAAGCAGTGGGAGTCTATTTTGCAGGAAGCTGGCTCCACGAGAGCACCTGCTTTGTTGAACCGCGATGATGACTTTATTCAGCGGGTGTTGCGAGATACGTACAGTGGTGAGGTGAATCGGATTGTTGTAGATTCTCACACGGGTCTCAAGCGGGTAAAGCAGCACTTGATGAACTGGAGCGGTGGGCGATCGCCTCAAGGGGTATTGATCGATCAGCATCGCGATCGCATTTCGGTGCTGGAGTACTTCCGAGTCAATGCTGCTATCCGGGAAGCACTGAAACCCAGAGTGGATCTCCCTTCCGGTGGCTACATCATTATTGAGCCTACCGAAGCTCTGACGGTCATCGACGTGAACTCTGGCTCTTTCACTCGCTCTGCTACGGCCCGCGAGACGGTGCTGTGGACCAACTGTGAAGCTGCGACGGAAATTGCGCGTCAACTCCGTCTGCGTAACCTAGCGGGTGTCATCATTGTTGACTTCATCGACATGGATACTCGGCGCGACCAGTTGCAAGTTTTGGAGCACTTCAACAAAGCCCTGAAATCAGACAAAGCTAGACCCCAAATTGCTCAATTGTCAGAGCTGGGTCTAGTCGAGTTGACCCGCAAGCGCCAGGGCCAAAATATTTATGAACTGTTTGGTCGCACTTGCCAAACCTGTGGCGGTTTAGGACATACCGTTCACTTACCGGGAGAACTTCCTCAATACGATACTGATGTCGCAGAGCGATCGGGCACAGGCATGAGGGAATCTGGTGCTCCTAGTACAGAATTGCGTGTGCGAGTCCGAGAACCGATTAATCGCGAGCCGATCAGTCGCGAACCCGTTAGCAGAGAACCGATTAATAGGGAGCCCCTCAATCCTGAACCCGCTACCTTTAATACTTGGGAAGGACGGGGAGATGACTTAGAGTTTGACGGTGGCAGCGATCCGCTAGAGCCAGATTTGATGAACCATCCTAATTATCAGGAGCGGGGTGGTCCTGGGAATAATCGTCGCCGCCGCCGTCGCCGCATTACCTTAGGTGAGGGTGAAGTGGCTCCTAGGGGACCAGTCAATCCTAGAGAAGTGATTCCGGCGAAGGCGATCGCAGTCAAAGCAGAGTTTGTTGCTGAACCAGAAACAGTGGCACCTCTAGAAGACTTTCCCATCGTTGCTCCGAAGGAAGCTGAACCGGAAAGGCCAGAGCGCGTTAAATCCGCCAAGCGAGAATTTATCAAGCCCGTGGTTGAACCGCCGGAAGTTTTCACCGTTGAGATGACGCCGGAAGAGCAGGACGTATTTGCGCTGATGGGTATTTCTCCCTTAGTGCTTCTAAACCAGGAGGTTAAAGACCCTAAATCTGCGGTGATCCAAGTCGCTCTACCTGGGCAGGCACCTCTGCCGAATAACCCAGTACCGCCAACGGATGAGAATGGTGCTGGTGCTGCGCCGTCCACAGATTTTGTGGCACCTCGCGCTACAGAGACAGCTCGTGTAGCTCCTCCGATCAGAAATACCCCAACGGCTGTTTTAGAAACGGCACCTCTAGAAACTCCAACCACAGCTCAAGATACGAGAGAGACAGTTCAGACTGAGACAACCGTTGCTGATGTAGTCACTCCCACCGTGGCAGAACCAGAAGACAAATTGGGTCCTGCTCGGCGTCGGCGTCGGCGTTCCTCGGCTGCGACTGATGCAGCGTCCAGCACGGACGATTAA